Part of the Thauera sedimentorum genome, CGAGCCGGTGGCGCATCAGAAGTCGATGCCGGCCTGGGCCTTCACGCCGGCCTTGAAGGCGTGTTTGCGGTCGGCGATCTCGCTTACCGTGTCGGCCAGCTCGACCAGCTCGGGCTTGGCGGCGCGGCCAGTGACGATCACGGTCTGCATCGGCGGGCGGTTCGCGATCGCAGCCAGCACCTCGGCGGTGTCGAGGTAGTTGTACTTCAGCATGTAGGTGAGCTCGTCGAGCAGCACCAGGTTCACCGCCGGGTCGCGCAGCATGCGCGCGGCCTGCGCCCATGCCTCGTCGGCAGCGCGCTTGTCGGCGTCCCAGTTCTGGGTGTTCCAGGTGAAGCCGGTGGCCATGGCGTGGTATTGCACGCCGGCGCCGGCCGGGCTCTGCTGCAGGAAGGTGACCTCGCCGGTGGCCTGGGTGCCCTTGATGAACTGCACCACGCCGGTGCGCTGGCCGTGGCCGAGTGCGCGGTACAGGGTGCCGAAGGCCGAGGTGGTCTTGCCCTTGCCGTTGCCGGTGATCAGGATGACGATGCCGCGTTCTTCCTGGGCGCGTGCGATGGCGGCGTCGACGACGTCCTTTTTGCGCTGCATGCGCTCGTTGTGGCTGTGCTTCTTGTCCTCGTCCATGGTCGGCGCTCCGAGTGTTCATGTCGAAGGTGCCGGGCGGGGAAGGACGAAACACGTCGGGCAGGACCGTTACGGACGGCTGCCCTGCACTGCGGCTGGCGAATGCTCGGGCTGAGGCGCCCACGGACCAGTCGGTGAATCGCCCACACCCCGGGGCACCTACCTTGTCGTCGATCGGGTCGGTCTTCTGGCTCGCCGTCGTCCGGAGGCCGCCGCCTTCCCGGGCGCGAGGGCCCAGTGGCGTGTGTGGCGGCTCCGTCAGGCTTACAGCAGCGGGGGCTGCGCCGGAATGGCGGGCGCGTTGTGCGCCGGCGTCACCGGACTTCCCGTTTCACCCCGGAGCGCGGATGCGCGACGGGGCTCCTGATCGATGCAGTGCGCAATATACGGCAAGCGCCTCGCGTCGGGCAATCTGTTCGGGGAGCCTTGGGCGAACGGCGGGCGACGGTCTTGCATTTTTCTAGACGAGCGGTCTAATATTCAGCCCATGGAAGCGCCCCCCGCCCTGCGCCGCCGTCCCGGCCGCCCCCCGAAACGCATCGACGACCGCCTCGATACCCGCGAGGCGCTGGTGCGCTGCGGCACCGAGGTGCTCACCGAGAAGGGCTTCGCCGCCACCGGCATCGACGAGGTGCTGCGCCGCGTGGGCGTGCCCAAGGGCTCCTTCTATCACTACTTCGACAACAAGGAAGCCTTCGGCCGCGCGGTCATCGACCAGTACGCCGCCTACTTCGCGCGCAAGCTCAACCGCTGCTTTTTCGATGCCTCGCGCCCGCCGCTGGCGCGCGTGCAAGCCTTCGTGGACGACGCCTGCGGCGGCATGGCGCGCTACGAATTCCGCCGCGGCTGCCTGATCGGCAACCTCGGCCAGGAGATGGCGGTGCTGCCCGAGGCCTACAGGGCCCGCCTGGAGGAGGTTTTCGAGGACTGGCAGGCGCGCCTGGCCGCCTGTCTGCATGAGGCCCGCAAGGCGGGAGAGATCGCGCCGCATGCGGACTGCGAGGCCCTCGCGGCCTTCTTCTGGATTGGCTGGGAGGGTGCGGTCTTGCGCGCCAAGCTCGCGCGCAGCGAGGCGCCACTGCGGCAGTTCGCCGCCGGCTTCCTCGCCGGCCTGCCGCGCTGATTCTTTTTACGAGTATTTCTAGACGACCGGTCTAGAACCACATGGAGGAGATGGACATGTTCAAGGCAATCCTGATTGAGAAGGACGACGCCGGTTACCGCGCACAACTCACCGAGCTGGCCGACGACGCGCTGCCGGAAGGCGACGTCACCGTGCGTGTGGCCTACTCGACGCTGAACTACAAGGACGGCCTGGCGATCACCGGCAAGGGCCCGGTGGTGCGCAAGTTCCCGATGGTGCCCGGCATCGACCTGGCCGGCACGGTGGAAGCCAGCAGCCACCCGGACGTCGCCGTGGGCGATGCGGTGGTGCTCAACGGCTGGGGCGTGGGCGAAGGTCATTGGGGCGGCCTCGCCCAGCGCGCCCGCCTCAAGGGCGACTGGCTGGTACCGCTGCCGTCCGCATTCACCGCCCGCCAGGCGATGGCCATAGGCACCGCGGGCTATACCGCGATGCTGTGCGTGATGGCGCTCGAACGCCACGGCGTGACCCCGGACCAGGGCGAGATTCTGGTGACCGGCGCCAACGGCGGGGTGGGTAGCGTGGCGGTGGCCGTGCTGGCCAAGCTGGGCTACACCGTGGTGGCCTCCACCGGCCGGCCGGACGAGGCCGACTTCCTCAAGACCCTGGGCGCCGCGGAGATCATCGACCGCGCCACCCTCAACGCCCCGGGCAAGCCGCTGGCGCGCGAGCGCTGGGCCGGTGCGGTGGACACCGTGGGCAGCCACACGCTCGCCAACGTGTGCGCCAGCACCCGCTACCGCGGCACCGTCACTGCCTGCGGGCTGGCGCAGGGCATGGATTTCCCCTCCACGGTGGCGCCCTTCATCCTGCGCGGTGTGACGCTGGCCGGCATCGACAGCGTGATGGCGCCGCGCGCCGAGCGCCTGGAGGCCTGGCAGCGCCTGGGGCGCGACCTGGATGTGGCCAAGCTTGAGCTGATCACCAGCGAGA contains:
- the cobO gene encoding cob(I)yrinic acid a,c-diamide adenosyltransferase, producing MDEDKKHSHNERMQRKKDVVDAAIARAQEERGIVILITGNGKGKTTSAFGTLYRALGHGQRTGVVQFIKGTQATGEVTFLQQSPAGAGVQYHAMATGFTWNTQNWDADKRAADEAWAQAARMLRDPAVNLVLLDELTYMLKYNYLDTAEVLAAIANRPPMQTVIVTGRAAKPELVELADTVSEIADRKHAFKAGVKAQAGIDF
- the acuR gene encoding acrylate utilization transcriptional regulator AcuR codes for the protein MEAPPALRRRPGRPPKRIDDRLDTREALVRCGTEVLTEKGFAATGIDEVLRRVGVPKGSFYHYFDNKEAFGRAVIDQYAAYFARKLNRCFFDASRPPLARVQAFVDDACGGMARYEFRRGCLIGNLGQEMAVLPEAYRARLEEVFEDWQARLAACLHEARKAGEIAPHADCEALAAFFWIGWEGAVLRAKLARSEAPLRQFAAGFLAGLPR
- the acuI gene encoding acrylyl-CoA reductase (NADPH), with protein sequence MFKAILIEKDDAGYRAQLTELADDALPEGDVTVRVAYSTLNYKDGLAITGKGPVVRKFPMVPGIDLAGTVEASSHPDVAVGDAVVLNGWGVGEGHWGGLAQRARLKGDWLVPLPSAFTARQAMAIGTAGYTAMLCVMALERHGVTPDQGEILVTGANGGVGSVAVAVLAKLGYTVVASTGRPDEADFLKTLGAAEIIDRATLNAPGKPLARERWAGAVDTVGSHTLANVCASTRYRGTVTACGLAQGMDFPSTVAPFILRGVTLAGIDSVMAPRAERLEAWQRLGRDLDVAKLELITSEIGLSEVIDTAGRLMAGQVRGRVVVDVNR